In Syngnathus typhle isolate RoL2023-S1 ecotype Sweden linkage group LG14, RoL_Styp_1.0, whole genome shotgun sequence, one genomic interval encodes:
- the akr1a1b gene encoding aldo-keto reductase family 1 member A1-B isoform X1, whose product MEDDIKRIFTGGKMNEFAVLHTGRKMPLIGLGTWKSSPGQVKEVVKCALEAGYRHIDCAAVYGNEAEIGQAFAESFAQPHGVRREDVFVTSKLWNTCHHPEDVEPALQRTLRDLQLDYLDLYLIHWPMAFRRGEEAFPKAGSGSLLYDAVDYCATWGAMEQLLRKGLLRHIGLSNFNKRQLDHVLAAAHVKPAVVQVESHPYLAQTELLAHCRSLGVVMTAYSPLGSPDRAWKRPDELTLMDEPVLATLAAKYCKSPAQILLRWQTQRGVVAVPKSVTPSRIRENLQVFDFTLSEEEMTSLAALNKNWRYILPVIEQAEPTSSKVFTSTSRSAARKHSEKSALLHMNGGCA is encoded by the exons ATGGAAGACGACATAAAACGGATATTTACCG GCGGGAAGATGAACGAATTTGCTGTCCTCCACACGGGCCGCAAGATGCCCCTCATTGGACTGGGCACCTGGAAGAGCTCGCCTGGACAG GTGAAAGAGGTGGTCAAGTGCGCCCTGGAGGCAGGCTACCGCCACATTGACTGCGCTGCCGTCTACGGCAACGAGGCCGAGATTGGACAAGCGTTCGCCGAGAGCTTTGCGCAGCCCCAT GGCGTGCGGCGGGAGGACGTCTTTGTCACGTCCAAATTGTGGAACACGTGCCACCACCCCGAGGACGTGGAGCCCGCCCTTCAGCGAACGCTGCGTGACCTTCAACTTGACTACTTGGACCTCTACCTCATCCACTGGCCCATGGCCTTCCG GCGCGGGGAGGAGGCGTTCCCCAAGGCGGGCAGTGGCTCGCTGCTGTACGACGCGGTGGACTACTGCGCCACTTGGGGCGCCATGGAGCAGCTGCTCCGCAAAGGCCTGCTGCGTCACATCGGCCTGTCCAACTTCAACAAGCGTCAGCTGGACCACGTGCTGGCTGCCGCCCACGTCAAGCCCGCCGTCGTGCag GTGGAGAGCCACCCGTACCTGGCGCAGACAGAGTTGCTGGCGCACTGTCGGTCGCTGGGCGTGGTAATGACAGCCTACAGCCCGCTGGGTTCCCCCGACCGTGCCTGGAAGCGCCCCGACGAGCTCACACTCATGGACGAGCCCGTCCTGGCCACCCTGGCTGCAAAATACTGCAAGTCGCCCGCTCAGATCCTGCTCAG GTGGCAGACTCAACGCGGCGTCGTGGCCGTTCCCAAGAGCGTCACGCCCTCACGCATCCGAGAGAACTTGCAA GTGTTTGACTTCACCTTGtcagaggaggagatgaccagcTTGGCGGCGCTCAACAAAAACTGGCGTTACATCCTACCCGTCATTGAA
- the akr1a1b gene encoding aldo-keto reductase family 1 member A1-B isoform X3, protein MEDDIKRIFTGGKMNEFAVLHTGRKMPLIGLGTWKSSPGQVKEVVKCALEAGYRHIDCAAVYGNEAEIGQAFAESFAQPHGVRREDVFVTSKLWNTCHHPEDVEPALQRTLRDLQLDYLDLYLIHWPMAFRRGEEAFPKAGSGSLLYDAVDYCATWGAMEQLLRKGLLRHIGLSNFNKRQLDHVLAAAHVKPAVVQVESHPYLAQTELLAHCRSLGVVMTAYSPLGSPDRAWKRPDELTLMDEPVLATLAAKYCKSPAQILLRWQTQRGVVAVPKSVTPSRIRENLQVFDFTLSEEEMTSLAALNKNWRYILPVIERTLAIRWRRQHLLLKPSQQPC, encoded by the exons ATGGAAGACGACATAAAACGGATATTTACCG GCGGGAAGATGAACGAATTTGCTGTCCTCCACACGGGCCGCAAGATGCCCCTCATTGGACTGGGCACCTGGAAGAGCTCGCCTGGACAG GTGAAAGAGGTGGTCAAGTGCGCCCTGGAGGCAGGCTACCGCCACATTGACTGCGCTGCCGTCTACGGCAACGAGGCCGAGATTGGACAAGCGTTCGCCGAGAGCTTTGCGCAGCCCCAT GGCGTGCGGCGGGAGGACGTCTTTGTCACGTCCAAATTGTGGAACACGTGCCACCACCCCGAGGACGTGGAGCCCGCCCTTCAGCGAACGCTGCGTGACCTTCAACTTGACTACTTGGACCTCTACCTCATCCACTGGCCCATGGCCTTCCG GCGCGGGGAGGAGGCGTTCCCCAAGGCGGGCAGTGGCTCGCTGCTGTACGACGCGGTGGACTACTGCGCCACTTGGGGCGCCATGGAGCAGCTGCTCCGCAAAGGCCTGCTGCGTCACATCGGCCTGTCCAACTTCAACAAGCGTCAGCTGGACCACGTGCTGGCTGCCGCCCACGTCAAGCCCGCCGTCGTGCag GTGGAGAGCCACCCGTACCTGGCGCAGACAGAGTTGCTGGCGCACTGTCGGTCGCTGGGCGTGGTAATGACAGCCTACAGCCCGCTGGGTTCCCCCGACCGTGCCTGGAAGCGCCCCGACGAGCTCACACTCATGGACGAGCCCGTCCTGGCCACCCTGGCTGCAAAATACTGCAAGTCGCCCGCTCAGATCCTGCTCAG GTGGCAGACTCAACGCGGCGTCGTGGCCGTTCCCAAGAGCGTCACGCCCTCACGCATCCGAGAGAACTTGCAA GTGTTTGACTTCACCTTGtcagaggaggagatgaccagcTTGGCGGCGCTCAACAAAAACTGGCGTTACATCCTACCCGTCATTGAA CGCACTTTGGCCATCAGGTGGCGCCGCCAACATTTGCTGCTAAAACCAAGTCAACAACCATGTTGA
- the akr1a1b gene encoding aldo-keto reductase family 1 member A1-B isoform X2 translates to MEDDIKRIFTGGKMNEFAVLHTGRKMPLIGLGTWKSSPGQVKEVVKCALEAGYRHIDCAAVYGNEAEIGQAFAESFAQPHGVRREDVFVTSKLWNTCHHPEDVEPALQRTLRDLQLDYLDLYLIHWPMAFRRGEEAFPKAGSGSLLYDAVDYCATWGAMEQLLRKGLLRHIGLSNFNKRQLDHVLAAAHVKPAVVQVESHPYLAQTELLAHCRSLGVVMTAYSPLGSPDRAWKRPDELTLMDEPVLATLAAKYCKSPAQILLRWQTQRGVVAVPKSVTPSRIRENLQVFDFTLSEEEMTSLAALNKNWRYILPVIEVDGKLVPRDAGHPHYPFSDPY, encoded by the exons ATGGAAGACGACATAAAACGGATATTTACCG GCGGGAAGATGAACGAATTTGCTGTCCTCCACACGGGCCGCAAGATGCCCCTCATTGGACTGGGCACCTGGAAGAGCTCGCCTGGACAG GTGAAAGAGGTGGTCAAGTGCGCCCTGGAGGCAGGCTACCGCCACATTGACTGCGCTGCCGTCTACGGCAACGAGGCCGAGATTGGACAAGCGTTCGCCGAGAGCTTTGCGCAGCCCCAT GGCGTGCGGCGGGAGGACGTCTTTGTCACGTCCAAATTGTGGAACACGTGCCACCACCCCGAGGACGTGGAGCCCGCCCTTCAGCGAACGCTGCGTGACCTTCAACTTGACTACTTGGACCTCTACCTCATCCACTGGCCCATGGCCTTCCG GCGCGGGGAGGAGGCGTTCCCCAAGGCGGGCAGTGGCTCGCTGCTGTACGACGCGGTGGACTACTGCGCCACTTGGGGCGCCATGGAGCAGCTGCTCCGCAAAGGCCTGCTGCGTCACATCGGCCTGTCCAACTTCAACAAGCGTCAGCTGGACCACGTGCTGGCTGCCGCCCACGTCAAGCCCGCCGTCGTGCag GTGGAGAGCCACCCGTACCTGGCGCAGACAGAGTTGCTGGCGCACTGTCGGTCGCTGGGCGTGGTAATGACAGCCTACAGCCCGCTGGGTTCCCCCGACCGTGCCTGGAAGCGCCCCGACGAGCTCACACTCATGGACGAGCCCGTCCTGGCCACCCTGGCTGCAAAATACTGCAAGTCGCCCGCTCAGATCCTGCTCAG GTGGCAGACTCAACGCGGCGTCGTGGCCGTTCCCAAGAGCGTCACGCCCTCACGCATCCGAGAGAACTTGCAA GTGTTTGACTTCACCTTGtcagaggaggagatgaccagcTTGGCGGCGCTCAACAAAAACTGGCGTTACATCCTACCCGTCATTGAA GTGGACGGGAAGCTGGTCCCCCGGGACGCAGGGCATCCCCATTACCCCTTCAGCGACCCCTACTGA